The Paracoccus albus region CGCCAAAGCCGTCCATCATGCGCAGGCTGCGCGGAATGGCGCGGTCGGACATGGCCCAGATCATGGTGTGCATCGTCTCGGGCATCAGCGAGATGAAGTCCCAGAACGTGTCATGCGCGGACGCGGCCTGCGGATAGCCGCGATCGGCCTCCATCTTCACGGAATGGATCAGGTCGGGGAACTTGATGGCGTCCTGAATGAAGAAAACGGGGATGTTGTTGCCGACCAGATCCCAGTTGCCTTCGTCGGTGTAAAATTTGACAGCAAAGCCACGGACGTCGCGCGGCGTATCAACGCTGCCAGCCCCGCCCGCAACGGTCGAGAAGCGGGTGAAAACAGGTGTACGCTTGCCCTTTTCGGCAAACAGGCTGGCAATGGACATATCCGGAATCGGGTCGGTGCATTCGAAATAGCCATGCGCGGCGCTGCCACGTGCGTGGACAATGCGTTCCGGGATCCGTTCGTGGTCGAAATGGAAGATCTTCTCGCGTAGGACAAAATCTTCAAGCAATGTCGGGCCGTTCGCACCCGCCTTCAGGCTGTTCTGGTTGTCCGATACCGGTACGCCATGATTGGTGGTCAGCCGCTGATCGTCGCCGGCGCGCTGATGCGTTTCACCTGCGTTTCCTGTCTGGGTTTTCTTGTCCATGGTAGCTCTCCGTTAGCTGGAATGTCTGATCACGGCTTCTGCCGCGGGTTCTGGCTAAAGTTCTGTCACTCGAAAAAGGGGAGGCCGATGTCGCTGCCGCACAGATGGATAAGCACGCGCGTCGGCTGTTCGTCCAATCTTCTTGTTAAGGCCGCGGCCTCACAATTCCACGACACCGTCACCCGGCATGCCCCAGCACTCCGCGCGGCTGGCAGCCACCTCGATCAAAGTCAGCCCGGGCGTGTCGATCCCCTGTTCGAACCACTGTTCAAGGTAGTCGGTCCAATGCTTCTTGAACAGTTCCTTGTCATCCTGATGAAGATTCGACTTCCCGGACAGCACGATCCAGGTATCCTTGCGCTGAAACGTCAGCTCGGTCGCCGGGTTTTCCCCGATTTCTTCAACCTTGCGCGTATCGCCATTGCTGAAAAACCAGTTGCTGCCATCCCATTCAACCTGAGAATTATTCGACATCGGACGCGACGACACGCCCCCCGCCCTTAGCAGCAGTGGACATGAAGCAAAGGTCCATGTCGCGCATCGCTTCGACAATCGTTTTCTTGTCCATGAATATTTCCTCCCATGATTTAGACAGCCCGTGGTTTTAACGCGTTCTCGCATCCCGCAGCGTTCAACCAGGATCAACACTTGTTAAAATGCTGCCTTTCGTCGGACATAAACGAAACCGAGCATCGCGGGTTCCGCCAGAACAGCCTTTGACTTGGCTGTTAAATTATGCCCCTACCGGCAAGCCTAGGGTCAGGATGGATTGATTTCTGTTGCGCTGCGTGATTCACGCCTCCGAAAACGGAGCGGTGACATGAGCGATCTCTTCTGGCTGACCGACGCGCAGATGGCGCGCCTGGCTCCCTTCTTTCCCAGGTCGCACGGGAAGCCCCGGGTTGATGACAGACGGGTGCTGAGCGGGATTATTTTCATCAATCGCAATGGCTTGCGTTGGTGCGATGCGCCCGCCGCGTATGGCCCACATAAGACGCTCTACAGCCGGTGGAAGCGTTGGAGCGAAAAGGGCATCTTCGCGCGGATGATGGCCGGGCTGGCGGCGGAACACGGTGAGAAGACGACCGTGATGATCGACGCGACATATCTCAAGGCTCACCGAACGGCGACCAGCATGGCGGCCAAAAAGGGGGGCGTGGTCGCCTGATCGGTCGAACCAAAGGCGGTATGAACACCAAGCTGCACGCTATCTGCGATAGCCAAGGGCGGCCGCTCAGCCTGTTCGTGACCGCAGGTCAGGTCAGATGGAGTGGTTGCCGCCCTCCCTAGACGGCATCGCAATGTGCCAAGGTCGTGGTTTTCAACGCCACGCGCAAAGGAGGACGGCGAGATGAAGAATATGATGATCGGGGTCGATCTGGCAAAGGCAGTTTTTCAAGTTCATGGTGCCTTTCGAACGGGGGAGGTCCAGTTCCGCAAAAAACTGACGCGAAAGCAATTCCCCGCGTTTATGGCGCAGCAAGAGCCTAGCATGGTGATTTTCGAAGCATGCGGCAGCGCACATTTTTGGGCCCGTGAGATGGAAGCTCTTGGGCACGAGGTACAGCTGATCGCACCGCAATATGTGCGCCCTTTTGTGAAGCGGCAGAAAAATGATGCGGCCGATGCTGAGGCGCTTGTCATTGCGGCACGCCAGCCTGAGATGCGTTTCGTGGAGCCCAAAACAGTCGAGCAGCAGTCTTGCGCGGCGGTCTTCCGGGGCCGGGAACGATTGGTTCATCAGCGCACTGCGGATGTGAACGCCTTGCGGGCGCTACTGTACGAACATGGCCACGTATTTTCCCGCGGGAATACGCTACCTCGACCGCATGGTAGCATTTGTGGAGGATGCGGCATCCGAACTGCCAGCATTGATCCGGGAGGAGTGCCAGGATCTGCTGGCGCAGATTGCAGAGAAAACGACGCGTATTGCCAAGCGCACCACGAAACTCAAAGTTCTGGCCTCCCAGTCGGACAGGGCGCGTCAGCTACAAACCATGCCGGGTGTTGGCCCCCTGACGGCTGTCGCCGTGGAAGCGTTCGGACCTGACATGGCACAGTTCAAGACTGGACGTGACTTTGCGGCTTGGTTGGGTTTGGTGCCAAGACAGCATTCCTCTGGAGGCAAAGAGCGTCTGGGTCGAATGACCAAGGCCGGTCAGGCCGATATCCGACGTCTCCTTATCATTGGCGCAATGTCACGGTTAAACTGGCTTGGGCAGCGCACCATTGTAGAAGGGAGCTGGCTTTCACGCTTGTTGGCACGCAAACCTAAGATGTTGGTCGCGATCGCTCTGGCCAACAAGATGGCCCGGCAGATTTGGGCGATGCTGACGAAGAACGAGAACTACAAGAATCCCGCGCTTGCAGTCACAGCATAATGTTCATGCCGAACTGTTAGCAACGGTGCCAAGGGGTGTGGGAAGACGACGACCTGAATGGGCAAAACGATCGAACAGATCTGGGTTGGGAAAACCAGTTAATCGCTACGAGCTAAGAGCTCGAAAGTCAGATTTGGACCTAATTCGCTGATCACCATCTCGGCCTGCGGCTTCTGGAATCGCCGCGTCATGAAGGCCTCACAGAAGTTCGCACTCGATCACACGCCAACAAGGTCAGAAACTTCTTGCGCTAAGGGCGGCAACCACAGAAGCGATTATATCGGCGCTCGGGCCCTGGTGAGTGGCCTGCCAAACGTCAAATGGCTACTCGGGGATCGTGGCTATGACGCTGACTGGTTCAGAGAAGCGTTTCAGGACAAGGGGATACGTGCCTGCATCCCAGGCCGGAAGAAACGCAAGACGCCGATCAAATACGATAAGCGGATATACAAGCGGCGTAACCGCATCGAGATCATGTTCGGCAGGCTCAAGGACTGGAGGCGCGTCGCGACCCGCTATGACCGATGCCCCAAAGTGTTCCTCTCAGCCATCGCCCTAGCGGATCTAGTCATCTATTGGTTATGAATCCTGACCCTAGCTCTGACTTCTGCCACCTTCCGCCTCCCTGCCGGTCTGGGCGCCGCTGTATGACTTGCCATGCGCGCGAGGCTGAGCCTCATGTGGGATGCAAGAAGGAGGCGCTGGGCATGGTGAAGCGATTGAGACTGAACGAGAAATCGGTGCGGGAGGCCGCGCCGGAACCGGGTCGGGACTATCAGATTTTTGATAGCGAGGTGCGGGGTTTCGCGATCTGCATCTACCGCTCCGGCAACCGGGCCTTCACGCTGGATTACCGCCATGCCGGACGGCAGCGGCGGATGACGCTGGGGCGCTGGCCGGAGTGGTCGACGGCGGCGGCGCGGGAACGCGCGAAGGAGCTGCGGCGCGACATCGATGCCGGGGGCGATCCGCTGGGGGCAGAGGAGAACGGGCGGGAAGCGCCACGTTCAAGGATCTGGTCGAGCGCTATACCGATGTGCATCTGCCGAATCTCGCGAAGACCAATGCTTCGGATCAGCGCTCCATGCTGACGAAGCTGGTCGGGCCGGAGTGGAACAACCGTCTCATGACCGAGATCACCCCCTATGATGTCGAAAAGCTGCTGAGCCGCATCGCCGAGGGCCGGTGTCGGCCCCACAAGGCAAAGCCGAACAACAGCGCCAGAAAGCTGCAGGGATCGAAGCCGACGCCGGTGCGTGCCAACCGCGTCGGCGAGGTGCTTCGAAAAATGTTCACCTATGCGCAAAGCTGGGGCTGGCGCGAGGACAATCCGGCCTCGGGCTTCCGCCGCCGCATCGAAAACCCGCGTGAACGCTTCCTGTCGCAGGAGGAAATTCGGAACCTGGCGGCGGCGCTGGACGTGGCAGAGGACCGGCGGGCGGCGGATATCATCCGGCTCTGCATGCTGACCGGAGCGCGGGTCGGCGAGGTCCGGCAGGCCCGGTTCGAGCATTTCAACCTCGAGCATCTCAGCTGGTCCAAGCCCGCCAGCATGACCAAGCAGCGCAAGATCCACCGGCTGCCGATCTCGGACGAGGCCGCTGCCATCGTCCGCCAGCGGCAACTGCTGGTGCCACGCGGCTGCCCGTTCCTGTTTCGGGGCGATGTGCCGGGCCAGCCGGTCAAGGAAATCCGCCGCTTCTGGCATCAGATCCAGAAGCAGGTCGGGATCGAGGATGTCCGGATCCACTACCTGCGCCACACCTTAGCCTCGCTGCTGGTCAGCGGCGGCGCGTCGCTAGAAATGATCGGCAAGTTGCTGGGTCACAGCCAGACGCAGACGACGGCGCGCTATGCCCACCTGATGGATTCGCCGCTGCGCGCTGGTGTCGATGCCGTCGCCAGCGCCTTCCGGCCGAAGCCCGTGCTTGTGCATGATGCCGGGGCGCAAGAGGATCAGGCGCGCAGAAGCGCCTGACCGATCGTCGACCTCTTGCAAGGGGCGCTACGGGGTTTCCCGCAGCGCCCGCCAGATCGGGGTTAGCCGCCTGCGGATCGTGCTTTCATCAGGTATCTCGCGGCCGGGCGAGGTTTTTGCGAACCAGTCCTGCACTTCCGCAACCCATTCACCCTGCGTTGCAGGCAGGCCATCCTCGTGCAGACGGACCATCTGCGAGATATAAAGACCTTCCCAGGTCAGGATGACCCCGACGGCGCGCGATCACACGGATGGGGCGACGACACTGGCGAATACGCCGGTGAACGGCCTCCTTGGCCCCCAAGTCCTCACGACGCCGATGGCTGGGCCAGATACCTGCGATCAGCGCCGGACGCTGAACCCGCTATTCGTCGAAGCGCTGATGGGCTGGCCAACCGGGTGGACAGGCTCCGCCTCTGCGGCAATGGCGTCGCGCCGGGCCCGATCTGGACGCCGCTGATCCCCGCATCGTTTCCTCCCGATAAGGTGGAGGATATTGGGAAGTCCGCGCCCCTCGGCCGCCCCGGCGAGCCGAACGAGGTAGCACCCTCGATGCTGTTTCTCGCCTGTGAGGATGTGTCCTACATGACCGGGCAGGTGCTCCATCCGAACGGCGGCGATCTGATTGGCGGGTGATCATCGAACGAGATTGTCAATCTGGGGCGTATAGACCTTTGCGGTTCTCGCTGCGGATCAGACCGCTGACCAATCTCACCAAATGACCGGCCGTCAGGATCGTCCTTCTGCCGGGCCCAGTCTGTCAGCCTTCTCGGCGTCCCTTTCACCCATCGGCTCGTCCGGCCCTACTGTCGTATCATGTGCTGTCTGCACTTCGATTTCCGCGTTCAGTTCCGCACCCATCAGGATGATGAATGCCGAAATCCACAGCCACATCAGCAGGATGATGACCCCTGCCATGCTGCCGAAGGTTTCGTTGTAGCTGCCGAAGTTGCTGACATAGATCGAAAAGCCCACCGATGCGATCACCCAGATCAGGCAGGCCGCAACGGCACCGGGGCTGAGCCATTTCCATTCCGCATCGTCGCGTGATGGGCCGTAGCGGTAGATCACAGCCAAGCCGAACACCGTCATCAAGGCGAGGATCACCCAACGTGCCAATCCCATCCCGGTCTCCAGCCAATCGGGCAGCGCAATGAGGTTTAAAACCGCCGGTAGCGCCAATGTCGCGAGCAGGCCAAGGACAAGCCCGAGGATCAGGAACACCGTAAGTCCGAGCGTCCAGAGGGTTTTCGAGATGAAGCCGCGCGTTTCCTCCTCGTCATAGGCGACGTTCAATCCTTCCATCAGGCTGCCCATGCCTTTGGACGCAGAGTATATCGCGAGCAATAAACCTACGATAAAGGCAAGCCCGAGCCCGCCTTCGCGCGAGCCGGCGACGGACACTGCCTGATCCAGAATGATCTGCGCCGCTTCCTGCGGCATTACGTTCGTCAGCTTGTCCAGTTGCGCCGTCACCTCGGAAGGTTCCAGCACCAGCCCGCCCAGGGCCATCAGGGCGGTAAGGGCAGGGAAGATCGCCAGCAACGCGTAAAATGCAACGCCGGCCGCGATGAGGCCGACATGATCGTCGGCCAGTTCCGATTTTACTCTGAGGGCAATGTCCTTCCATCCCTCCGCGGGAATGTCGGTAGGCGATTCCGCTTGTCTGCCACGTGCCATATAATTTTTGCTTTCGTAAAACCCGGCCCGCGGCTTTGCGGACCGGGCATGGGTCAGGAGGAGGATTTCGGCGACTTCTTCACGTCGCCCAGATCCTGCTGTTCGGCCTCCGTCCTGGCGGCATCGGCAACGCGCTTGCCCGCAGAGGTGGCCTTGTCCTTTGCCGTCTGAGCCACTTTCGATGCGGCTTCATCCGCTTCATCCTTAAGATCGCGTGCCGCCTTGCCGGCCTCGTCCTTTACCGCGTCGGCGACTTTGCCGAGCTTTTCCTTTTCCTCGGCAAAGATGCGCTCCGCCTCTTCGATCAAGTTATCGCTCTGCTCACCGAGATATTCATCCTCGATCTGGGTGCGCGGCAGCGCGGCTCCGAGAGCGGCACCAAGCGCCACGGCCAGGGCACCCGCGATCAGCGGCTGTTCCTCGAATATGTCGATGGCGCGATCGCGGCCCTTGCGGGCGTATTCGGCTGCCGCCTCGCGAGCCTCCACCGCGCGGTGTCGCGCGTCGATGACGCGCTTGCGTGCCTCCTCGGTCAGGTCTTCGGTCCCTTGCGCCAATCGGTCACGAAGGGCAGCGGCGCGGTCAGCGGCGGATGAGGACAGGTTCTGGACCGTTTCCGCAGTTGAACTGCCCGCATCCTTGGCAGACGCAGCGAGATCCTTAGCCTTATCGGCCACGCCTGATCCGGCAGAGCGCGCAGTTTCCGCAACACGAGAACCCGCGTCACTGGCGCTGGCGGAGATCCTGGATGTTGCATCCGAGACCGAACTGCGCGCCGAAGAGGCCGCCTGTCCAATGCGCTCGGTTACATCATTCTCATCGTCCACGTGGCGCGTCCGAGCCCAGGCAGGGGCGTCGTGCGTGCTGCCAAAGCGCCCCGAATAAAGATGCCGATTGGGGCTGCTCCATTGCTGTGAGCGGGATAGCCGATCGTCTCGATCATAAGAAGATCGGGCATCGTCGTGAGATCCTTCGTGGTCCAGGCGCGAGCGATAACGGCGGTAATCGTCCCGGCGATTATAGTCGTCGCGCCGATAAACATCATCCGAACGATTGCCCATCATCAACCAGGCGATGCCCACTCCGGTCAAGGCCAATGCAACTGGATTTCTCTTGACGGCATCGGAGACCGATCGTCCGATATCACCGCCATGTTCGCGGAATTGATCGGTGAATTGCCGCGCAATGGTCTCAACCGAGAACTTGTCCTGCAAGTCCCCGAGCGTATCACGCAGACCTGCGCGTTCGCGTTCGATATCGCGTTCGATCTCTTCGGGAGAGCGGGTATCACTTGTCATCGTATGCCTCCTTCACGGCTTGCGCATCGCGCTTCACGTTCTTCGCAGTCCGCGTCGGAGCCAGACTGTTGAGTTTCAGATCGTTCGTGCCCTTGTTCAACATCACATAGGCGATGATGCCAAAGATCACCCCGACGATTAGGGCGGACCAGCCGGCGGGGATGCCCGCCTCGGTCAGGGCTGCGACAAGCGCGGCCGAAAGGACGTTGAGCGCCGTCAGGGCCACGACGATTGCCCCAACGATCATGCCGATGGCGATCCCGGCGCTCTTGAGGTTCTCGTTCACCTCGGCGCGCGCCAGGTCGACCTCGTTGCGAACAAGCGAGCTCACATGGGAGAGCGCATCGCTCAGCAGACCGCCGGTGGACTTGTTCGGGTCGTGGGTCATGCTGCGCCTCCTTCCCGTGTTCTCGTGCTGGCAGGCGCCGAAGTGCTGCCAGTCGGCAGCACGGATGACGTTGTCGCCGGCGGATATGTGGACTGCCCGCTTTGCAAGCCGGATGTCTCCGCTCGGGGATAAGACGATCCGCCGCTCGCCTTGGCGAAACGGGTTGCGGCAAGACCGATCAGGGCCGCGCTTCCAAGAAAGAGCATGGGATTGCGCCGTGCGAAATCATTGATGGCACCGACCATCTCGCCCAGATCCTTGTCGCGCAACGCGTCGGAGGCTCCCGCCAGCGTGTCCGCAATCTGACCGAAGGTGCGCTCTTGCGGTGAGCCGCTGCGCAATTCGCTCGCGGCTGTCCTGAGCGCCGAGGCGACGTTCTTGACTTCGCCAGCCGCCGCATCCTTGGCCTGCCCTGCATAGTCCTTCGCTTCGGAAACGACCGTTCTGCTCAGATCCTGAGCATGTTCCTTCGCTGTCTCCGACACAGCCTCGGCAGCTTCCCTTGTCTTCTCGGAAATGGTCTTGCTGGCGTCCGGCTTTTCTTCGTTTTGGGCTGTCATTGTATCCTCCCTGGATCAGGTGACGAGATTGAGTATTGCGAGAACGACCACGATGAGTCCGATCAGATAAATTACCGCGTGCATTGAACCTCTCCGGAATTTCCGAAATATATACTTACTTAACCCAACCAACCTTCCGGCGTTCCCTTCGGGCAGATTGTCAGGATTACCGGACCGGCCCTCTGGCCGGCCCGGTTAAAGTTTACGCCGCATCGACATTGCGTGAACGTTCGGCCAGTTCGGTCATGAAGTCGTCGGACTCGTAGATGTTGTCGAGCGCGTCATCGAGCTTGCGTGCGGCATCGTCTTCGCCAAGAGCCTCGGCAAAGGCTTTGGTGGTGCCGAACCCGGCGATGCCGTAATGGCACATGCGCTGGTATTGCGCGATGATCGCAACATCCAGCGCGGCGCCGCTCATGTCGCTGTCGAGCGCGTGTTTCCGCGCCTCCTTCACCAGCCCTTCCATGCCCTTGCAGTGCTCCTTCTTCACCTCAGCATCGGCATCTTCCAGAAGGGATTTCAGCAGACGGGTGTGCTGGTCAATGCCGTCCTTTGCCGCGCTCAGCCGGTCGGCCAGCTTGCTGTCCGAGGCCTTGTCGGCCATGGCGGAGACCACTTCGGACATCTGGTCATTCGCGGACCAGAGATCCTGTAGTTCTTCGATATACAGATCTTTCAGTTTAGTCATTTCAGGCTCCTTTCAAGGTTGACCGTGCCGACGGTCGCGGTCAGGGGACGGCAGGAATAATCGCCGTCCTTCTTTCCGGTGCAGCGCCAATCACGTGGCATTTGGACAGCGATGCGGCCGGTGTTCTCGCGGCGGGCAGAACCCGCTCTGAGTTTTGGAAGGTCTCGAGTATTTCGATGTGGCGGGGGAGATCGCGCACGTTCAGCCTCAGCCGGGCAGGCACTAGCAACGGCCATGGGCCCAGGCACTCGCACCCGGCCTGCCGGATCAGCCAGTCCGCGGGTGGCAGGCCATCGTCGATCAGATAGTCTGCCGCGCCCGTGCGCTCCTTCAGCGCATCGGACATTCCGCCGGGCGCACGCCCGGTCAGGCGGCACGATGCCTGCACGGTGACGTCATCGACATGGCGCACCCTTGCCCCGGCCCGGCGCAAGGCGCGGACGAGGCGGCGGTCCTCGCCGCATCTGACGGAGACGAAACCGCCCGCCATCAG contains the following coding sequences:
- a CDS encoding SDR family oxidoreductase, which produces MDRLRLCGNGVAPGPIWTPLIPASFPPDKVEDIGKSAPLGRPGEPNEVAPSMLFLACEDVSYMTGQVLHPNGGDLIGG
- a CDS encoding ferritin-like domain-containing protein, whose translation is MTKLKDLYIEELQDLWSANDQMSEVVSAMADKASDSKLADRLSAAKDGIDQHTRLLKSLLEDADAEVKKEHCKGMEGLVKEARKHALDSDMSGAALDVAIIAQYQRMCHYGIAGFGTTKAFAEALGEDDAARKLDDALDNIYESDDFMTELAERSRNVDAA
- a CDS encoding pyridoxamine 5'-phosphate oxidase family protein, with amino-acid sequence MSNNSQVEWDGSNWFFSNGDTRKVEEIGENPATELTFQRKDTWIVLSGKSNLHQDDKELFKKHWTDYLEQWFEQGIDTPGLTLIEVAASRAECWGMPGDGVVEL
- a CDS encoding YihY/virulence factor BrkB family protein; translated protein: MARGRQAESPTDIPAEGWKDIALRVKSELADDHVGLIAAGVAFYALLAIFPALTALMALGGLVLEPSEVTAQLDKLTNVMPQEAAQIILDQAVSVAGSREGGLGLAFIVGLLLAIYSASKGMGSLMEGLNVAYDEEETRGFISKTLWTLGLTVFLILGLVLGLLATLALPAVLNLIALPDWLETGMGLARWVILALMTVFGLAVIYRYGPSRDDAEWKWLSPGAVAACLIWVIASVGFSIYVSNFGSYNETFGSMAGVIILLMWLWISAFIILMGAELNAEIEVQTAHDTTVGPDEPMGERDAEKADRLGPAEGRS
- a CDS encoding DUF3618 domain-containing protein — its product is MTSDTRSPEEIERDIERERAGLRDTLGDLQDKFSVETIARQFTDQFREHGGDIGRSVSDAVKRNPVALALTGVGIAWLMMGNRSDDVYRRDDYNRRDDYRRYRSRLDHEGSHDDARSSYDRDDRLSRSQQWSSPNRHLYSGRFGSTHDAPAWARTRHVDDENDVTERIGQAASSARSSVSDATSRISASASDAGSRVAETARSAGSGVADKAKDLAASAKDAGSSTAETVQNLSSSAADRAAALRDRLAQGTEDLTEEARKRVIDARHRAVEAREAAAEYARKGRDRAIDIFEEQPLIAGALAVALGAALGAALPRTQIEDEYLGEQSDNLIEEAERIFAEEKEKLGKVADAVKDEAGKAARDLKDEADEAASKVAQTAKDKATSAGKRVADAARTEAEQQDLGDVKKSPKSSS
- a CDS encoding phage holin family protein; translated protein: MTHDPNKSTGGLLSDALSHVSSLVRNEVDLARAEVNENLKSAGIAIGMIVGAIVVALTALNVLSAALVAALTEAGIPAGWSALIVGVIFGIIAYVMLNKGTNDLKLNSLAPTRTAKNVKRDAQAVKEAYDDK